One genomic segment of Nitrosopumilus sp. b3 includes these proteins:
- a CDS encoding alanine--glyoxylate aminotransferase family protein — MEYLSMLPGPTNVPNRVMRAMLAPIINHRSDDFVELYTDVVDKTQQVFETQNDIVALSASGTGAVEAGVVNLVKKGDKIIIPVNGEFSNRLSQLIEGQGANVVKLQTPPGENATFDQVKEAFDNNKDVKAFYVVHNETSTGTMVNYLDKVSDLTSRNDAFYVVDSVSLLGGAQLPVDKWNIDVCMTGAQKAIAAPPGISPISVSAKAKKYMMENPPPTMYFNLARYFKYYDEEKHTPFTPALPLLYAYREALSIMLEEGLQNVFKRHKVCSDALYSGLSAMGLSPFAKEEDRSISIVALNYLDGLEDKTFRNTLADKFKVLVAGGFGNLKGKVFRVGCMGEVSPYHVMRTISAISSTLAMMGYDVDAKAGLKTAEEKLKAL, encoded by the coding sequence ATGGAATATCTTTCAATGCTTCCTGGTCCAACAAATGTACCTAATCGAGTGATGAGGGCTATGCTTGCACCAATTATTAATCACAGAAGTGATGATTTTGTTGAACTCTACACTGATGTAGTAGACAAAACTCAACAAGTGTTTGAAACACAAAATGATATCGTAGCTTTATCCGCATCTGGAACCGGTGCAGTAGAAGCTGGCGTTGTAAATTTAGTTAAAAAAGGTGATAAAATCATCATACCTGTCAATGGAGAATTTAGTAATAGATTATCCCAGCTAATTGAAGGACAAGGAGCTAATGTTGTTAAACTTCAAACTCCACCAGGAGAAAATGCAACTTTTGATCAAGTAAAGGAAGCATTTGATAACAATAAAGATGTTAAAGCATTCTATGTTGTCCACAATGAAACTTCTACAGGAACCATGGTCAATTATCTTGATAAAGTATCTGACTTGACATCCAGAAATGATGCATTCTATGTTGTAGATTCTGTTTCATTACTTGGAGGTGCTCAACTACCAGTTGATAAATGGAATATTGATGTATGTATGACTGGCGCACAAAAAGCAATTGCTGCTCCACCCGGTATTTCACCAATTTCTGTTAGCGCTAAAGCCAAAAAATACATGATGGAAAATCCACCACCTACAATGTATTTCAATTTAGCCAGATATTTCAAATATTATGATGAGGAAAAACATACACCTTTCACACCAGCACTTCCACTGCTTTATGCATACAGGGAAGCATTATCAATAATGTTAGAAGAAGGATTACAAAATGTCTTTAAACGTCATAAAGTTTGTTCAGATGCATTATACTCTGGTCTAAGTGCAATGGGTCTTTCTCCATTTGCAAAAGAAGAAGATCGTTCAATCTCAATTGTTGCATTGAATTATTTGGATGGACTAGAAGACAAAACTTTCAGAAATACACTTGCTGATAAATTCAAGGTTTTAGTTGCTGGTGGATTTGGTAATCTTAAAGGTAAAGTATTCAGAGTTGGATGTATGGGAGAAGTAAGTCCGTATCATGTAATGAGAACCATTTCTGCAATTTCATCCACCTTAGCTATGATGGGATATGATGTTGATGCTAAAGCAGGACTCAAAACTGCAGAAGAAAAACTAAAAGCTCTCTAA
- a CDS encoding nicotinamide-nucleotide adenylyltransferase: MNGLLIGRFQPFHLGHLEALQFALSKVDKLWLGLGSSNKSPEKNNPFSAEERKEMILSSIDDSMKNRIEIYFIPDLDNHIKWIEKIDSIVPKFDIVFSNDELTKHLYSKRTVQVISIPFLKRDELSGTNIRDLIASDQKWEHLVPEGSKNFLINTSANERLKNL; this comes from the coding sequence ATGAATGGATTGTTAATAGGGAGATTTCAGCCCTTTCACTTGGGTCATCTTGAAGCTTTGCAGTTTGCACTATCTAAAGTTGATAAATTATGGTTAGGTTTAGGTAGCTCAAACAAGTCTCCAGAAAAAAATAATCCATTTTCTGCTGAAGAACGTAAAGAAATGATTTTATCATCAATTGATGACTCTATGAAAAATAGAATTGAAATTTATTTTATTCCTGATTTGGACAATCATATAAAATGGATAGAAAAAATCGATTCTATTGTACCAAAATTCGATATAGTTTTCTCAAATGATGAATTAACAAAACATCTGTATTCAAAAAGAACTGTTCAAGTTATTTCTATTCCATTTTTGAAGAGGGATGAATTATCTGGAACCAATATACGAGATCTAATTGCTAGCGATCAAAAATGGGAACATCTTGTTCCTGAAGGTTCAAAAAATTTTTTGATTAACACTAGTGCTAATGAGCGTTTGAAAAATCTCTAA
- the rtcA gene encoding RNA 3'-terminal phosphate cyclase, with protein MDFLKINGGHGEGGGQIIRSAIALACITKQSIHLENIRKNRKVSGLRPQHLTSIRILQKISNAKVIGAGIGSTELKFIPGDIDSLELSEDVGTAGSISLILQVLIPVVAIAQKKLSLTIKGGTDVLWSPCIDYTQYVLKEAFSRMGIKFSLELIKRGYYPKGGGEIKLQVFPSKLKLTSFAKRKTNNVKIICTFSKIAIEIIEREIQQMKNKFTNEGFKVEVEITNQEAMDSGASLLIYSIDENSIIGVDCLFDKKTQRFDLNFEKFIKKTQGIDTNLADMLVVPASLCPGRTTFLVKEITKHLETNLFVTSKITGCKYGIGKLDNGFEVIIEGVSNSSIK; from the coding sequence GTGGATTTTTTAAAAATTAATGGTGGTCATGGAGAAGGAGGAGGTCAAATCATTCGTTCAGCAATTGCACTTGCATGTATTACAAAACAATCAATTCATTTAGAAAACATAAGAAAAAATAGAAAAGTTTCTGGATTAAGACCACAACATCTAACATCTATTAGAATTCTTCAAAAAATTTCAAATGCAAAAGTGATTGGTGCGGGGATTGGTTCTACAGAATTAAAATTTATTCCAGGAGACATTGATAGTTTAGAATTAAGTGAAGATGTTGGAACTGCTGGAAGTATATCTTTAATTTTACAAGTTTTAATTCCAGTAGTTGCAATTGCTCAAAAAAAACTAAGTTTAACAATTAAGGGTGGAACGGATGTTCTCTGGAGTCCTTGCATTGATTATACACAGTATGTTCTAAAAGAAGCATTTTCTAGAATGGGAATAAAATTTTCTCTAGAATTAATTAAACGTGGTTACTATCCAAAGGGAGGTGGAGAAATAAAATTACAGGTTTTTCCTTCGAAACTAAAATTAACATCATTTGCAAAAAGGAAAACAAATAATGTAAAAATAATTTGTACATTTTCAAAAATTGCAATTGAAATAATTGAAAGAGAAATTCAGCAAATGAAAAATAAATTTACCAATGAAGGTTTTAAAGTTGAAGTAGAAATTACCAATCAAGAAGCTATGGATTCTGGAGCATCTCTATTAATTTACAGCATTGATGAGAACTCTATAATCGGAGTTGATTGTTTATTTGATAAAAAAACGCAAAGGTTTGATTTGAATTTTGAGAAATTTATTAAAAAAACACAAGGAATAGATACGAATTTAGCTGATATGCTTGTAGTTCCTGCAAGTTTATGCCCTGGAAGAACAACATTTTTGGTAAAAGAAATCACAAAACATCTAGAAACAAATTTGTTTGTAACATCAAAAATTACAGGATGTAAATATGGAATTGGAAAATTAGACAATGGCTTTGAAGTGATAATTGAGGGAGTTTCAAACTCCAGCATCAAGTAA
- a CDS encoding CopD family protein produces MTALEQAILTWIHLVSAAIWVGGSLFIGIVFSPLLKTMTNSIEERMQIMIRVGRRFNKVAVPSLIILMATGLYSSHMLLGKPELLVATSYGTFLIIKIILVVGLVVTYAIHVRVIRKDVEEKIMSNQMSEPQIQKLRKKIIILGEITVVLSIAILFFASLLDAGV; encoded by the coding sequence ATGACAGCACTAGAACAAGCAATTCTAACATGGATTCATCTTGTTTCAGCTGCAATATGGGTAGGAGGTTCACTTTTCATTGGAATTGTTTTCTCTCCACTTCTCAAAACAATGACAAATTCAATAGAAGAAAGAATGCAAATTATGATTCGTGTTGGAAGAAGATTCAACAAAGTTGCTGTTCCATCATTAATAATTTTGATGGCTACGGGATTATACAGTTCACATATGTTGCTTGGTAAACCTGAGCTACTTGTAGCTACAAGCTATGGGACATTCCTAATAATCAAAATTATTCTTGTTGTTGGGTTAGTTGTTACATATGCAATACATGTAAGGGTAATTCGTAAAGATGTTGAAGAAAAAATTATGTCAAACCAAATGTCAGAACCCCAAATTCAAAAATTAAGAAAAAAGATCATTATTCTTGGAGAAATTACCGTCGTTTTGTCAATTGCAATTTTATTTTTTGCATCTTTACTTGATGCTGGAGTTTGA
- the bluB gene encoding 5,6-dimethylbenzimidazole synthase, with amino-acid sequence MTDDFTEEEKLGFYKAIYSRRDVRSHFTSKPIEDEILSKILHAAHHAPSVGFSQPWNFILIKNNQTKKKIKESFQEEKKRSSQLIDEPKRSKYLSFKLEGISEAPVNVCVTYDPTKFGPFVIGRSSIPEAGLYSVCCAIQNLWLSARTEGVGLGWVSILSNEVLKEVLELPEHVIPVAYLCLGYVDEFAEKPDLEAAGWLPRLELKDVVYFEKWNEKENKDWMSIKKMINENLDYA; translated from the coding sequence TTGACAGATGATTTTACTGAAGAGGAAAAACTAGGCTTCTATAAGGCAATTTATTCAAGAAGAGATGTTAGATCTCACTTTACCTCTAAACCCATTGAAGATGAGATTTTATCAAAAATTCTTCATGCTGCGCATCATGCACCATCTGTTGGATTTTCACAGCCATGGAATTTTATTTTAATTAAAAATAATCAAACAAAAAAGAAGATAAAAGAATCTTTTCAGGAAGAAAAAAAACGCTCGTCACAATTAATTGATGAACCAAAAAGATCAAAGTATCTTTCATTCAAGTTAGAAGGAATTTCAGAAGCTCCAGTAAATGTATGTGTAACATATGATCCTACAAAATTTGGTCCATTTGTGATAGGCAGATCAAGTATTCCTGAAGCAGGTCTATACAGTGTTTGCTGTGCAATTCAAAATTTATGGTTATCAGCAAGAACAGAAGGTGTTGGTCTTGGATGGGTAAGTATTTTATCAAATGAAGTATTAAAAGAAGTTCTAGAATTGCCTGAGCATGTTATTCCTGTTGCTTACTTGTGTTTAGGATATGTTGATGAATTTGCTGAAAAACCAGATCTTGAAGCTGCTGGATGGCTACCAAGACTTGAATTGAAAGATGTAGTTTATTTTGAAAAATGGAATGAAAAAGAAAACAAAGACTGGATGAGTATTAAGAAAATGATAAATGAAAATCTCGATTACGCTTAA
- a CDS encoding NADPH-dependent FMN reductase, which yields MKVIVISGSPRKNANTQIIMKYVYEYAKSKNQDTKLINLSEGQIECYKGPDEQYNEPTKTAANDIMDADVWLIGSPIYNSFFSSSLKNLFEYINYKKTAGKVAGITILASGNIGFVNVQNLITQLLSYFRVIANPKAVFLTTESINENAVSDEDAQNRLKEMVDETLEIASKLHLD from the coding sequence ATGAAAGTTATAGTTATTTCAGGTAGCCCAAGAAAAAATGCCAATACGCAAATTATTATGAAATATGTTTACGAGTATGCAAAATCAAAAAATCAAGATACAAAATTGATTAATCTATCAGAAGGCCAAATAGAATGCTATAAGGGACCAGATGAACAGTATAATGAGCCCACAAAGACTGCAGCAAATGACATTATGGATGCAGATGTGTGGTTGATTGGTTCACCAATCTACAATTCATTTTTTAGTTCATCATTAAAAAATCTGTTTGAGTACATTAATTATAAAAAAACTGCCGGAAAGGTTGCTGGAATAACAATTTTGGCTTCTGGAAATATTGGTTTTGTTAACGTACAGAATTTAATCACTCAATTATTATCATATTTTAGAGTAATAGCAAATCCAAAGGCAGTATTTTTAACCACAGAATCGATTAATGAAAACGCTGTATCAGATGAAGATGCACAAAATAGATTAAAAGAAATGGTAGATGAAACTTTAGAGATTGCCTCTAAATTACATCTAGATTAA
- a CDS encoding peptidylprolyl isomerase, whose protein sequence is MSNVNIETNFGNIAFKLLPELAPETVRNFEKLAKDGFYDGTLFHRVIPGFMIQGGDPNTKTDNKGSWGMGGPGYNIKAEFNSRSHLRGIVSMARSQDPDSAGSQFFIVTSDSAFLDKQYTVFGEVTEGMDVADKIVNLQRDGNDCPLEKAQMLHVTVE, encoded by the coding sequence TTGAGCAATGTGAATATAGAAACTAATTTTGGTAATATTGCATTTAAACTTCTACCTGAATTAGCTCCTGAAACAGTTAGAAATTTTGAAAAATTGGCTAAAGATGGATTCTATGATGGTACTCTATTCCATAGAGTCATTCCTGGATTTATGATTCAAGGAGGAGATCCAAATACAAAAACAGACAACAAAGGTTCCTGGGGAATGGGAGGACCTGGATACAATATCAAGGCCGAATTTAATTCAAGATCCCATTTAAGAGGCATAGTTTCTATGGCTAGATCACAGGATCCAGATAGTGCAGGTTCACAATTTTTCATAGTTACTTCAGACAGTGCATTTTTAGATAAACAATATACTGTGTTTGGCGAAGTAACTGAAGGTATGGATGTTGCAGATAAAATTGTTAATCTTCAAAGAGATGGCAATGATTGTCCTTTAGAAAAAGCACAAATGCTTCATGTAACAGTGGAATAA
- a CDS encoding PfkB family carbohydrate kinase — protein sequence MLTVFGSTALDTIRTPKKTLKNVLGGAATFAAISASNFVNTGLIAVVGKDFPKDHHKILSKHLDLQGLTIKNGKTFRYDGKYDDTLSTRSTLKTELNVLADFKPSVPDDYRKSQFVYLANNDPEQNTSLIKEFDNVKFSMCDTIDFWISTKRDAVIKMIKAVDAVVINDEEAKLLTKEFNLIKCAKKMMKWGAKYVIIKKGEHGSLMFYDDVIFPTAGFSLEDVVDPTGAGDSFAGAMIGYLASKKSTSISEIKKAVVYGNVLGSFAVEKYGLDGLLGIKNGDISKRIKIYEKMIRF from the coding sequence ATGCTTACTGTTTTTGGTTCTACAGCACTTGATACAATTAGAACACCAAAAAAAACATTAAAAAATGTTTTAGGAGGAGCAGCAACTTTTGCTGCAATATCAGCAAGCAATTTTGTAAACACAGGATTAATTGCTGTAGTTGGCAAAGATTTTCCTAAAGATCACCATAAGATACTATCAAAGCATTTGGATTTACAGGGATTAACAATCAAAAATGGTAAAACATTTCGCTATGATGGCAAATATGACGATACATTAAGCACTAGATCAACTTTGAAAACAGAATTAAATGTATTAGCTGATTTTAAACCAAGTGTACCCGATGATTACAGAAAATCTCAATTTGTGTATCTAGCAAATAATGATCCTGAACAAAATACGTCATTAATCAAAGAATTTGATAATGTTAAATTTTCTATGTGTGATACGATAGATTTTTGGATCTCTACAAAAAGAGATGCAGTGATTAAAATGATTAAAGCTGTTGATGCAGTTGTCATTAATGATGAAGAGGCCAAACTTCTTACAAAAGAATTCAATTTGATAAAATGTGCTAAAAAAATGATGAAATGGGGAGCAAAATACGTGATTATTAAAAAAGGAGAGCATGGTTCGCTAATGTTTTATGATGATGTGATATTTCCTACAGCAGGTTTTTCCTTAGAGGATGTAGTAGATCCTACAGGTGCAGGAGACTCTTTTGCAGGTGCAATGATAGGATATCTTGCAAGTAAAAAATCTACTAGTATTTCTGAAATAAAAAAAGCAGTAGTGTACGGAAATGTATTAGGATCTTTTGCAGTTGAAAAATACGGATTAGATGGATTACTTGGGATCAAAAATGGAGATATTTCAAAGCGAATTAAAATTTATGAAAAAATGATCCGCTTCTAA
- a CDS encoding dUTPase — protein sequence MSEDRLDTIFKLQKGLSEMMNLDRYPKDSEGRVSALCTAIMHEAVELQRTTNWKWWKTPTKFNESEAREELIDIWHFVVQASLELDLTPDDIVDEYKKKNEINRERQRNGY from the coding sequence ATGTCTGAAGATAGACTAGATACAATATTCAAACTTCAAAAAGGTCTATCTGAAATGATGAATTTAGATAGATATCCAAAAGATTCTGAAGGCAGGGTCTCTGCATTGTGTACTGCAATAATGCATGAAGCTGTAGAACTTCAAAGAACTACAAATTGGAAATGGTGGAAAACACCAACAAAATTTAATGAATCTGAAGCAAGAGAGGAATTAATTGATATTTGGCATTTTGTTGTTCAAGCATCACTAGAGCTTGATCTTACACCTGATGATATTGTAGATGAATACAAAAAGAAAAATGAAATCAATAGAGAAAGACAACGAAATGGCTATTAA
- a CDS encoding tetrahydromethanopterin S-methyltransferase subunit A produces MNIIAEAIGELCKVVLPIPVEYFKGNPNSSIAICTLSSMNLLKKFSNSEILKDISIVGRLLTENKGIDSIIEYVNNHQKINTIVVCGKEVWGHKSGHSLFELHKNGIDKNNRIINSSSPDPYLTVSRLKIKYFQNNVNLVNLIGETDYERIVSKIKFT; encoded by the coding sequence ATGAATATCATAGCAGAGGCCATTGGAGAACTCTGTAAGGTAGTTTTACCTATACCTGTGGAGTATTTTAAAGGAAATCCAAATTCATCCATAGCTATTTGCACCCTTTCAAGCATGAATTTGCTCAAAAAATTCTCCAATTCTGAGATTTTAAAAGATATTTCTATAGTGGGGAGACTCTTAACTGAAAATAAAGGAATTGATTCTATCATTGAATATGTAAACAATCATCAAAAAATTAACACCATTGTTGTTTGTGGAAAAGAAGTTTGGGGACATAAATCTGGTCACTCGTTATTTGAATTACACAAAAATGGAATTGATAAAAATAATAGAATAATTAATTCATCTAGTCCGGATCCTTATCTTACAGTTTCTAGATTAAAAATAAAATATTTTCAAAATAATGTGAATCTTGTAAATTTAATTGGCGAAACTGATTATGAAAGAATTGTATCTAAAATCAAATTCACTTAA
- a CDS encoding DegT/DnrJ/EryC1/StrS family aminotransferase translates to MKIAINIPIVGKEEISAVTNILKNGALTSSASQGGKHVQDFEKTAASFVKSKYVIAVNSGTAALQAALHALEIKKGDEVLVPSFTFVATANAVVSTGAKPIFVDILKENYTIDPDDLEKKINKKTRAIIPVHLYGNVANVERLSEISKKHNIPIIEDSAQSLGSTYKGKHTGTFFDMGCYSMYPAKVMTAGEGGFIVTNNKKLRDKLLMIRNHGMVHGYDTKIFGLNLRLPEINAAIATVQMKKLSNFLKSRQKNAQLLSNLISDLNVILPKQRKNENVNWYLYTIATQNRDKVLKKLNENGVGAASYYPIPVHKTPYYKLKTKLPITDWAASHVISLPIHPGVTKANIEFIAKTLHEIL, encoded by the coding sequence TTGAAGATTGCAATTAACATCCCAATTGTAGGTAAAGAAGAGATATCTGCAGTCACTAATATTCTCAAAAATGGCGCTTTAACATCATCTGCTAGTCAAGGTGGAAAACATGTTCAAGATTTTGAAAAAACTGCTGCCTCTTTTGTAAAATCCAAATACGTTATTGCTGTTAATTCAGGTACTGCTGCACTACAAGCCGCACTACACGCATTAGAAATTAAAAAAGGAGATGAAGTTTTAGTTCCGTCGTTTACTTTTGTTGCAACTGCAAATGCTGTTGTCTCAACTGGAGCTAAACCAATTTTTGTTGATATTCTAAAAGAAAATTATACAATTGATCCTGATGATTTAGAAAAGAAAATTAATAAAAAAACTCGTGCTATCATACCTGTTCATCTTTATGGTAATGTGGCAAATGTAGAAAGGCTTTCTGAAATTTCAAAAAAACATAATATTCCAATTATTGAAGATTCAGCACAATCTTTAGGTTCAACTTACAAAGGTAAACATACAGGAACTTTCTTTGATATGGGTTGTTATAGTATGTATCCTGCAAAAGTAATGACTGCTGGTGAAGGTGGTTTTATTGTTACTAATAATAAAAAACTTCGAGATAAATTACTGATGATTAGGAATCATGGAATGGTTCATGGATATGATACTAAGATTTTTGGACTTAACTTACGATTACCAGAAATAAATGCTGCAATTGCAACTGTTCAAATGAAAAAACTTTCGAACTTTTTAAAATCTAGACAGAAAAATGCACAACTACTATCAAACCTAATATCTGATCTAAATGTTATTCTTCCAAAACAACGAAAAAATGAAAATGTGAATTGGTATCTCTATACAATTGCAACTCAAAACCGTGATAAAGTTTTGAAAAAACTAAATGAAAATGGGGTTGGCGCTGCATCTTACTATCCAATCCCAGTTCACAAAACACCATATTACAAATTAAAAACAAAGCTTCCAATTACTGATTGGGCAGCATCTCATGTAATTTCATTACCAATTCATCCAGGTGTCACTAAAGCAAATATTGAATTTATTGCAAAAACCCTACATGAAATACTATGA
- a CDS encoding C2H2-type zinc finger protein, whose protein sequence is MGLFGSSSNDLKCKKCGTVLPDSERLKKHQEKAHNKKKEKCRVCGTEFDTQDELRKHKKNCK, encoded by the coding sequence ATGGGGTTATTTGGTTCTAGTAGTAATGATTTAAAATGTAAAAAATGCGGAACAGTTCTTCCTGATTCTGAAAGATTAAAGAAGCATCAAGAAAAAGCACACAATAAGAAAAAAGAAAAGTGTCGAGTGTGTGGAACTGAATTTGACACTCAAGATGAATTGAGAAAACACAAAAAGAATTGTAAGTAG
- a CDS encoding tyrosine--tRNA ligase translates to MDITEKVDLIEKPPTEEVVTHDELIELFKSNSSPKHYIGLEISGFLHLGSLISTGFKINDFVKAGVNCTIFLADWHTLINDKLGGDWETISKVSKYYQDAFKLVCPDAKIILGSKLYEEKTEYWSELVKFTKHMSIARTMRTLTIMGRSEDDKKIDLAKLLYPAMQAVDIHSLDVDIAHAGMDQRKIHMLVREIFPKMKWKVPVAVHHKLLPGLSKPADTNDSQILGKMSKSDPNSGVFIHNSDEEIKKKISKAWCEEANIQNNPLLEISRTIIFHDFNEMKVERPEKFGGNVSYFEYEQLEADFAQKKLHPGDLKQTVGNYLVKVISPIREKLNLSEEVNEAIKKSY, encoded by the coding sequence TTGGATATTACAGAAAAAGTAGATCTGATTGAAAAACCACCAACTGAAGAAGTTGTCACTCATGATGAGTTAATCGAGTTATTCAAATCAAATTCATCACCAAAACACTACATTGGTCTTGAAATTTCAGGATTTTTGCATCTTGGTAGTTTAATCAGCACAGGTTTCAAAATTAATGATTTTGTAAAAGCTGGAGTAAACTGTACAATATTTCTTGCAGATTGGCACACGCTAATTAATGATAAACTTGGAGGGGATTGGGAAACAATATCAAAAGTCTCAAAATATTATCAAGATGCATTCAAGTTAGTATGTCCTGATGCAAAAATTATCTTAGGCTCAAAATTGTATGAAGAAAAAACTGAGTATTGGTCTGAACTTGTAAAATTTACAAAACATATGTCAATTGCAAGAACTATGCGAACTCTTACAATAATGGGACGCTCTGAAGATGATAAAAAAATAGATCTTGCTAAATTACTCTATCCTGCAATGCAGGCAGTAGACATCCATTCATTAGATGTCGATATTGCACATGCTGGAATGGATCAAAGAAAAATTCACATGTTAGTTAGAGAAATTTTTCCCAAAATGAAATGGAAGGTTCCTGTAGCGGTACATCACAAACTGTTACCTGGACTTTCAAAACCTGCAGACACTAATGATTCTCAAATATTAGGTAAAATGAGTAAATCTGATCCAAATTCTGGGGTTTTTATTCATAATTCAGATGAAGAAATAAAGAAAAAAATTAGCAAAGCCTGGTGTGAGGAAGCAAATATTCAAAATAACCCATTGTTAGAAATTTCAAGAACTATAATCTTTCATGATTTTAATGAGATGAAAGTTGAAAGACCTGAAAAATTTGGTGGAAATGTATCATATTTTGAATATGAACAACTTGAAGCAGATTTTGCTCAAAAGAAACTACACCCAGGAGATTTGAAACAAACTGTTGGAAATTATTTGGTGAAAGTAATTTCTCCAATTAGAGAAAAGCTAAATCTGAGTGAAGAAGTTAATGAAGCAATTAAGAAAAGCTATTAG
- the cobJ gene encoding precorrin-3B C(17)-methyltransferase, producing MTGKLNIVGVGPGHHDHMTFRAKEVIEESDTIVGYETYVNLVQDLIEGKTVYRYAMTQEVERAHQCIDLAKSGKIVSLVSSGDPGIYGMAGLIYETLAESNWDPKEGLQVEIVPGVSALNSCASIIGSPLMTDFAVVSMSDLLVPWEVIEKRVEAAAQGDFVIVIYNPASKKRIHQLQDTRKVLLKYRKPTTPVAIIKGAFRESETIEMTDLENLPNHSDKLGMISTVIIGNSSTYTYKDLMINPRGYKSKYNLEEQTNPDLKV from the coding sequence TTGACTGGTAAACTCAACATTGTTGGTGTTGGCCCCGGACATCATGATCACATGACATTTAGAGCCAAAGAAGTAATTGAAGAAAGTGATACTATTGTTGGCTATGAAACCTATGTAAATTTAGTACAAGATCTAATTGAAGGCAAAACAGTATATCGTTATGCAATGACACAAGAAGTTGAAAGAGCTCACCAGTGCATTGATCTTGCAAAGTCTGGAAAAATTGTTTCACTTGTATCAAGTGGAGATCCAGGAATTTATGGAATGGCTGGATTAATTTATGAAACACTTGCAGAATCTAACTGGGATCCTAAAGAAGGTCTGCAAGTAGAGATTGTACCAGGCGTATCGGCACTAAATTCATGTGCATCAATTATTGGCTCACCTCTTATGACTGATTTTGCAGTAGTTAGTATGAGTGATCTATTAGTTCCATGGGAAGTTATTGAAAAAAGAGTTGAAGCAGCAGCTCAAGGTGACTTTGTAATTGTTATTTACAATCCTGCAAGCAAAAAAAGAATTCATCAATTACAAGATACAAGAAAAGTTCTTTTAAAATATAGAAAACCTACTACCCCTGTAGCAATAATTAAAGGAGCATTTAGAGAATCTGAAACAATTGAAATGACTGATTTGGAAAATCTACCTAACCACTCTGACAAATTAGGAATGATCAGTACTGTAATTATTGGTAATTCATCAACATATACTTACAAAGATTTAATGATTAACCCAAGAGGATACAAATCAAAGTATAATTTAGAAGAACAAACTAATCCAGATCTTAAAGTCTAA